The nucleotide sequence GATCGATGCGCACCTTCCCGGCGCACGCGAGGAGACGGGCGTGGACGGGGCAGTCGATGAGGAAGCGGCCGACGAGAAACCCGTCGAAGTAGAGTGACGGGAGCGGGAAATCAGTCGTCCCGTGACAGCGCCTCGACGCCGGGAAGCGACTGCCCGGTGAGCGCCCGCACGTAGGCGCCGCCGGCGATGGAGACGTGAGAGAAGTAGTCCTCGTCGAGGCCGTAGAGTTCGATCGCACGGGAGGTGTCGCCACCGCCGATGACGGAAAAGCAGTCCGTCGAGGCGATGGATTCGAGGATGCCGACGGTGCCGTCGGCGAAGCGTTCGTCCTCGAACACGCCGAGGGCGCCTTTCACGAAGACGGCCGCGGAGTCCTCGATGACCTCGCCGTAGTCGCCAACGGTGGTCGCTCCCACGTCGAGCAGCGGTTGGGTCTTCTCGACGCCCTCCACGGGAACCTCCGCCCGTTCCTCGTCGCGTTCGTACGCCAAGTCGGCGGGGAGACGGATGCGATCGGCCCGCTCGGCGAGGAGCTCGCGGATGCGGTCCTCGTTGTCCGCCCACTGGTGGTCGTAGAGTTCGCCGTCGCCCACGTCGTAGCCCACGTCGTAGCCGGCCGCCCGGAGGAAGAGTTCGCCGACGATGCCGCCGAGCAGGTAGTTGTCGACCCCCTCGTCGAGGGCCGACATCACGTCGATGACGTCGGTGGCCTTCGCGCCGCCGAGCACCATCGTCACTGGGCCGTCGAACTCCCGGTTGGCGATGCTGGTGTTGGCCTCGTACTCCGCCTCCATGACGCGTCCGGCGTAGGCGGGGAGGTGGCGCGGGAAGCCGACGAGCGAGGCGTGCGAGCGGTGGGCCGCCGAGTAGGCGTCGTTCACGTAACAGTCGAACTCGGGGGCGAGCGATCGGACGAACTCGCTGTCGGCGTGTTCCGTGGGGGATCTCTCCGGGAGTTCGTCCTCGCACATCCGCACGTTCTCGAGCAGGAGCACTTCGCCGGCGCCAAGGTCGCGGATGGCCGCGACGGCCGCCTCGCCGTGGACGTCGTCGACGAATGCGACGGGTGTCTCGACGTACTCGGCGAGGAGGTCCGCGTGCTGGTCGAGCGAGACGAAGGAGTCCCGGCCCGGTCGGCCCTGGTGGGCTATGACGACGACACGATGTTCGGCCTCGACGAGTTCCCGCACGGTCCGGGCGTGGCGTGCGAACCGCCGATTGTCCTTGACGATGCCGTCCTCGACCGGCGAGTTGAGATCCAAGCGGACGAGGACGCGTTTCCCGGACCCGATATCGTCGAGCGTCTTGAACATGTGCCTCGTCTCGTGGATGGCAGGTCGAGTATTTCAAACGGGCGATTCCGCCCGAACGAGCGTGTGAAATCCCCCCGTGGGTACCGGCGACGGAAAGTTTTTGACCGGGAGCGGTCTACGGTCGTCCATGAGAGGCGACGACCGCGACGACCCGTTCGGCGACATCTTCGACGAGATCGAACGGATGATGAACGAGATGACGGGAACGGGAGGCGCCGTCGGCGATGGCTCCGGGTTCTCCTCCGAGACCCACGTCGACGTCTACGACGAGTCGGGGCAGGTGCGGCTCGTCGCCGACCTCCCTGGGGTCGAGAAGGAGGGGATCGAGCTGAAGTGTGACGGCAAGACCCTCACCATCAGCGCCGCGTCTCCACACCGCGAGTACGACGAGCGCGTCCGCCTTCCCGCCCGCGTCGACGAGCACTCCGCCTCGGCCACCTTCAACAACGGCATCCTCGAGGTCACCATGGACAAGCTCGGCGACTCCGCCGCCATCGACGTCGAGTAGCGCGGTCCCGCGTTACGCCTCCGCGGTCCGCCGGATCAACGCCGCCAGCCGATCGTAGAACTCCGGGACGTACTTCGTCGCCGCGTCGACCGTCGGTCGCGCGTTCGTCTCCGCGACGACCGCCCGGTCGTCGGTCACCAGCAGGTCCACGCCCAGATAGTGGACGTCGAGCGCGTCGGCCGCCCGCTCGGCCAGCCGCCGGAGGGCCGGATCGAGGTCCACCCCAGCCGCCTCGGCCCCCCGGTGGACGTTGTGTTTCCACCGCCCCGCCGCCCGGTCGGTCTCGGGGAGTCGCCGCTCCACCGCCCCCGCGTACGCTCCGTCGACGACCATCACCCGGTAGTCGCGGGCGTCGGGGAGGTACTCCTGGAGGAGGAAGGTCTTGTCGCCGGTGGCGCGGTAGTCGTGGACCAGATCCAGGTAGTCGATCACGCCGAGCAGCGAGTCGAGGTCCGTCGCCTTCGTCACGCCCGTCCCGCGGGTCGTGGAGTTGGGCTTGACGACGACCGGCCACGACAGGTCGGCGGCGGCGTCGGCGACAGCCTCGGCGTCGACGGGACTCGAGACCATCGTCGTCTCGGGGACGGGGAGGCCCGCCGCGCCGAGCGTCGCGAGGACGCCGCCCTTGTTCCGCGAGGTGTGGACCGCCTCGCGGCCGTTCACCCACGCGAGGTCGTGGAGCGCCGACAGGGCGGCGCCAGCCTGGGTGCGCGAGGGGAAGACGAAGCCGACGTCGAACCGCTCGTCCGGGGGCGCCGAGAGGTCGATCGTCCGCCCCTCCGCGGGGAGGTGTGCGACCTCGATACCCCGGTCGGCGAGCGGGTCGCACAGCCGGTCGAAGGTCTCGGCGCGGGTCGTCACCGCGAGGCGGAGCATACCCTCAGTGACGGTGGCGCGGAGAAAAGTCCGAGGGTCGGATCAGGCGACCAGCAGTTTCTCGCCCTTCTCGACGACGATGCGGCAGGGGGGCGAGATCTTGTTGTACGAGCGGCGGAACGCGTCCTTCACCGTGGCGGCGTCCTCGGGGTCGCAGTAACAGGTGAAGACGGTCTCGTTCGCTTGGATGCGGGCGGCGGTGCCGACCGGCTTGCCGAACGCCTGTCGCATCCCGTCGGAGACACGGTCCGCGCCCGCGCCCGTCGCCTGCTTGTTCTCGCGGATGACGTGGTGGGGGAACTTCCGGAGCACCATCTTGTAGTTCTCCTGGCCGACCTCCTTCAGGAGGCGGCGGTTGGCCGACAGCCGGGAGGCTTCGAGCGCGCCGTGGCGGATCTGACACTCCTCCTCGACTTCGAGGCTGATGTGGACCGGGTAGTCGTCGGGGTCGGTCTGGAGGTTACCCATGTTGTGCTGTGCGATCTTGGAGCCCGGGATGCCCGTGATGTACTCGCGTCGCGTGTACGGGCGCTTGCTGAGTTCCCGGTACATGGAGGCCGGTTTGTCCGTCATGATTACTTGTCGTAGCCGAGGCCGAGGCGGCGAATAAAGCCTTCGATGCCGTACGACGCCGGCAACGGGCGCCTATCCGGTGCTCTTCATCCCCGCGGCGATCCCCTTGACCGTCAGGCGGAGCGTCCGCTCCTCGGAGGGGGTGCGGTCGTCGCGGGCGAGCAGTCGCGTCTGCAGCAGGTTCAGCGGATCGACGTAGGGGTTGCGCCGATCGAGGCTCTTCCGGAGCCACTCCTCGCGCACCAGGTCGTCGCGGTCCGAGACCGTCAGGGCGAGCTCGACCGCGCGCTCGTACTCCCCGCTGATGCGCGGGAAGAAGCGGTCGCGCAACTCGGCGGGCGCCAGTCCCGCGTACACTTCCGCGATCTCCATGTCCGTCCGCGCCATCGACTGGGCGGCGTTGTCGAGGGTGGTCTTGAAGAACGGCCACCGGTCGTACATCCGCCGGAGCGTCTCCATCGATCCGCCATCGTCCAGATAGGCGTCGATACCGGTCGCGAGGCCGTACCACCCGGGGATGATACACCGGGACTGCGTCCACGAGAACACCCACGGGATGGCCCGAAGGTCCTCGACGGTCCGGTCGCCGGAGCGCGAGGCCGGCCGCGACCCGAGATTGAGGTCCTCGATGACCGTGATGGGGGTCGCCGTCTCGAAGTAGGGAATGAACCCCTCGGTTTCGAGGAGGTCCTTGTAGGCCTCCCTGGCGGCCGTAGCCATCGTCTCCATCGCCTCGGTCCACGCGTCGGGGGTCTCCTTGGCCGGCCCGTCCATCGACTGGTGACGGGCGCGCATCTGGGCGTCGAGCATCCGTTCGAGGTTCCGCTCGGCGATCCGTGGGTTGCCGTACTTCTCGGCGATGGCCTCGCCCTGTTCGGTGAACTTGATCTCGCCGGTGACCGTCTCGACGGGCAGGGCGAGCATCGCCTCGTGCATCGGGCCGCCGCCGCGGGAGATGGAGCCACCGCGCCCGTGGAACAGGCGCATCTGCACGTCGAACTCGTCGGTGATGCGGGCGAGACGCCGCTGGTTCCGGTAGAGGTCCCAGTTGGCCGCCAGGAAGCCGTTCTCCTTGTTCGAGTCCGAGTAGCCGAGCATGATCTCCTGGGTGTCGCCCCGACAGTCGAGCGCCGCGGCGTACGCCTCGTTCTCGAACAGCGTGCCCATGATACGCCGGGCGCCCTCGAGGGCGCTCTCGGTCTCCAGCAGTGGCACCACGTCGAGGCCGCTGTACTCCGGGAGGTCGACCACGTCGGCCTGGTCCGCCAGGAACAGCACCTCGAGGACGTGACTCGGCTCCTCGGTCATGCTGATGCAGTAGGTGTCGATGGCGTCGGCGCCGTACTCCCGCTGCCAGCGCCGGAGCGCCTCGAACCGCCGGCAGACACGTTCGGTCGTGTCGCTCACGTCGCCCGGGTCGCCGAGGTCGACCACGTCGGCGTCCTGGAGGATGGCCTCGGTGAGCACCTCGACTCGGCCGTCCTCGTCGCGGTCGTGGTAGTCGATACCCTCGCCGGCAAGCAACTCGCCGACCGCCTCGGTGTGGTTCTGCTGGTGGTCGCGCAGATCCAGGCTCGCGAGCGAGAACCCGAAGGTGTCCACCTTCCGGATCAGCGGCGCGACGTAGGCGTCGGCGATGGATTCGGCGTCGTTCAGCCGTAGGCTCGCGTCGATGGCTTCGAGGTCGTCGACCAGTTCGTCGGCGTCGGCGTAGCCGCCGGGGCGCACGTCGCCGACGCGTTCGAGTCGCTCGCGCATCAGCTTCAGCTTCTGGCGGTAAAACTCGTGGGCGTACCGCTCCTCGGCTTCGGCGGCGACGGTCGGGAGCCGGTCGCGGTCGGCGACGAGCGACTCCTCGAACCGCTCGCCGGGCGTGATCCAGGCGGCGTCCTGGCTGAGAACCCCCGAGAGCCGCTTCAGCTCGTCGCGGTAATTCGAGAGGACGACGGAGCGCTGGCGGTCGAGCGTCTCGCTCGTCACGTCGACGGTCACCGAGGGGTTGCCGTCGCGGTCGCTCCCCGCCCACGACCGGAACTCGAAGAGTTTGGGCACGTCCACCTCCGGATACGACTCACCGAGGGTGTCCTCGAGTTCGGCGTACACGTCGCCGACGACGTCGAAGAGGGTGTTCTCGAGGTACCACTGGACGTTCCGTGCCTCGTCTTCGGGTTCGGGCGCCCGGTCGCGGACCTGCGGGGTCTGCCACAGGCTCGTCACTTCCGCCTCCAGCCGGTCCCAGGACTGTCGGCGCTCGGCGTCGGTCAGCCGGCGCTCGTCGAGTTCTTCGATCAGGGTCGTGATCGTCCGGAGTTTCGCCTTGATCGTCTTCCGGTGGGCCTCGGTCGGGTGTGCGGTGAAGGTGGGTTGGATGAGCACGTCGTCGAGCAGCCGCTGGACCGTCTCGGCGTCGGCCTCCGCTTCGACGAGCGCGGCGACCGTCGCGCGCTGGCT is from Haloplanus salinarum and encodes:
- a CDS encoding phosphoglycerate kinase, with translation MFKTLDDIGSGKRVLVRLDLNSPVEDGIVKDNRRFARHARTVRELVEAEHRVVVIAHQGRPGRDSFVSLDQHADLLAEYVETPVAFVDDVHGEAAVAAIRDLGAGEVLLLENVRMCEDELPERSPTEHADSEFVRSLAPEFDCYVNDAYSAAHRSHASLVGFPRHLPAYAGRVMEAEYEANTSIANREFDGPVTMVLGGAKATDVIDVMSALDEGVDNYLLGGIVGELFLRAAGYDVGYDVGDGELYDHQWADNEDRIRELLAERADRIRLPADLAYERDEERAEVPVEGVEKTQPLLDVGATTVGDYGEVIEDSAAVFVKGALGVFEDERFADGTVGILESIASTDCFSVIGGGDTSRAIELYGLDEDYFSHVSIAGGAYVRALTGQSLPGVEALSRDD
- a CDS encoding Hsp20/alpha crystallin family protein, coding for MRGDDRDDPFGDIFDEIERMMNEMTGTGGAVGDGSGFSSETHVDVYDESGQVRLVADLPGVEKEGIELKCDGKTLTISAASPHREYDERVRLPARVDEHSASATFNNGILEVTMDKLGDSAAIDVE
- a CDS encoding ATP-grasp domain-containing protein, which translates into the protein MLRLAVTTRAETFDRLCDPLADRGIEVAHLPAEGRTIDLSAPPDERFDVGFVFPSRTQAGAALSALHDLAWVNGREAVHTSRNKGGVLATLGAAGLPVPETTMVSSPVDAEAVADAAADLSWPVVVKPNSTTRGTGVTKATDLDSLLGVIDYLDLVHDYRATGDKTFLLQEYLPDARDYRVMVVDGAYAGAVERRLPETDRAAGRWKHNVHRGAEAAGVDLDPALRRLAERAADALDVHYLGVDLLVTDDRAVVAETNARPTVDAATKYVPEFYDRLAALIRRTAEA
- a CDS encoding 50S ribosomal protein L16 gives rise to the protein MTDKPASMYRELSKRPYTRREYITGIPGSKIAQHNMGNLQTDPDDYPVHISLEVEEECQIRHGALEASRLSANRRLLKEVGQENYKMVLRKFPHHVIRENKQATGAGADRVSDGMRQAFGKPVGTAARIQANETVFTCYCDPEDAATVKDAFRRSYNKISPPCRIVVEKGEKLLVA
- the ppc gene encoding phosphoenolpyruvate carboxylase, which produces MDLHHRTVRQDVRELGELLGDVLEAQSSTQAFEAVEELRTAAIDYRDGSLPSREPLRTTLGSLDSDLEGAAARAFTAYFELINLAEERERVRAIRRSSQEGGLTDSQRATVAALVEAEADAETVQRLLDDVLIQPTFTAHPTEAHRKTIKAKLRTITTLIEELDERRLTDAERRQSWDRLEAEVTSLWQTPQVRDRAPEPEDEARNVQWYLENTLFDVVGDVYAELEDTLGESYPEVDVPKLFEFRSWAGSDRDGNPSVTVDVTSETLDRQRSVVLSNYRDELKRLSGVLSQDAAWITPGERFEESLVADRDRLPTVAAEAEERYAHEFYRQKLKLMRERLERVGDVRPGGYADADELVDDLEAIDASLRLNDAESIADAYVAPLIRKVDTFGFSLASLDLRDHQQNHTEAVGELLAGEGIDYHDRDEDGRVEVLTEAILQDADVVDLGDPGDVSDTTERVCRRFEALRRWQREYGADAIDTYCISMTEEPSHVLEVLFLADQADVVDLPEYSGLDVVPLLETESALEGARRIMGTLFENEAYAAALDCRGDTQEIMLGYSDSNKENGFLAANWDLYRNQRRLARITDEFDVQMRLFHGRGGSISRGGGPMHEAMLALPVETVTGEIKFTEQGEAIAEKYGNPRIAERNLERMLDAQMRARHQSMDGPAKETPDAWTEAMETMATAAREAYKDLLETEGFIPYFETATPITVIEDLNLGSRPASRSGDRTVEDLRAIPWVFSWTQSRCIIPGWYGLATGIDAYLDDGGSMETLRRMYDRWPFFKTTLDNAAQSMARTDMEIAEVYAGLAPAELRDRFFPRISGEYERAVELALTVSDRDDLVREEWLRKSLDRRNPYVDPLNLLQTRLLARDDRTPSEERTLRLTVKGIAAGMKSTG